In the genome of Aspergillus luchuensis IFO 4308 DNA, chromosome 2, nearly complete sequence, one region contains:
- a CDS encoding glycoside hydrolase family 88 protein (CAZy:GH88;~COG:S;~EggNog:ENOG410PJQY;~InterPro:IPR008928,IPR010905;~PFAM:PF07470;~antiSMASH:Cluster_2.2;~go_process: GO:0005975 - carbohydrate metabolic process [Evidence IEA]) encodes MSIEAGPPATVNGTGSEVLPSKQWTRVLEALYSESVLAKVWFVASKAMGSTNPPTLYPEYTGEDKTTYIYRTLDFWTSGFFPGSLYLLLERSTLFRDRHIAPHSTQANSESVLRPHPLQHEHLCRWWTANLHQHALRKDTHDLGFMITPWAMKAWTLHRDPAAYNTLVLAAHSLASRFSESTQCIRSWDQCITKRYAYKDPSQDFLVIIDNMLNLDMLFWVARETDCPRLYDIARAHAITTLKHHIRDDRTTFHVINLDPKTGAVKSKFTNQGYSDSSCWARGQAWGILGFVQTFGWTQETEFLRTARALADVFLARLPDDGVPYWDFDAPVTDTSPRDTSAAMIAACGMLLLCKAYKKLQDTDAANYYLRAAMKLVDCTVGGYLNQPMHFETGPSLEVPIYADQCSTHQTEARKGFEALKVIGDRNASETILTGATINNYEFAPRRWSNHGLVYADYYFLLFGNMLLEMDFVDDFKER; translated from the exons ATGTCTATCGAAGCAGGACCCCCAGCCACCGTCAACGGCACCGGCTCCGAAGTACTCCCATCCAAGCAGTGGACGCGAGTACTCGAAGCCCTCTATTCAGAATCCGTCCTGGCAAAGGTCTGGTTCGTCGCAAGCAAGGCGATGGGTAGT ACAAACCCTCCGACCCTATACCCCGAATACACTGGCGAAGACAAAACTACATACATCTACCGAACCCTCGACTTCTGGACATCCGGATTCTTCCCAGGCTCTCTATACCTTCTTCTAGAGCGAAGCACTCTCTTCCGCGACCGGCATATTGCTCCCCATTCCACGCAAGCAAACAGCGAGTCCGTTCTCCgcccccatcccctccaacacgAGCACCTCTGCCGCTGGTGGACAGCCAACCTGCATCAACATGCCCTTCGTAAGGATACCCACGATCTAGGCTTTATGATCACTCCCTGGGCAATGAAGGCATGGACACTTCATCGAGACCCAGCAGCATACAACACCCTCGTACTAGCAGCCCACTCCCTTGCTAGCCGCTTCAGCGAATCAACCCAGTGTATCCGCAGCTGGGATCAGTGTATCACGAAGCGCTATGCATACAAAGACCCGTCGCAGGACTTCCTAGTTATTATCGATAACATGCTGAATCTGGATATGCTGTTCTGGGTGGCGAGAGAAACAGATTGTCCGAGGCTATATGACATAGCTAGGGCGCATGCGATCACCACGCTGAAGCATCACATCCGAGATGACCGTACGACCTTCCACGTGATCAACTTGGACCCCAAAACCGGAGCAGTCAAGTCGAAGTTCACGAACCAGGGATACAGTGATAGTAGCTGCTGGGCACGGGGCCAAGCATGGGGGATTCTGGGGTTTGTGCAGACCTTCGGGTGGACACAGGAGACGGAATTCCTTCGCACTGCTAGAGCGCTGGCGGATGTATTTCTTGCGAGATTGCCGGATGATGGCGTCCCGTATTGGGATTTCGATGCGCCTGTTACTGACACCTCACCACGGGATACTTCTGCTGCCATGATCGCCGCTTGTGGAATGCTGTTGCTTTGTAAGGCATATAAGAAGCTGCAGGATACTGACGCAGCTAATTACTACCTTCGGGCCGCGATGAAGCTGGTTGATTGTACGGTCGGAGGGTATCTAAATCAACCTATGCATTTCGAAACTGGCCCTTCGTTGGAGGTGCCCATCTACGCTGACCAGTGTTCGACCCATCAGACTGAGGCTCGCAAAGGCTTTGAAGCACTAAAGGTGATTGGGGACAGGAACGCTTCTGAGACTATCTTGACGGGCGCGACGATCAATAACTATGAATTCGCTCCTCGGAGGTGGTCGAATCACGGACTTGTATATgctgattattatttcttgctttttggaAACATGCTTCTTGAGATGGACTTTGTTGATGATTTTAAGGAAAGGTAG
- a CDS encoding putative MFS transporter (COG:G;~EggNog:ENOG410QDHQ;~InterPro:IPR020846,IPR011701,IPR036259;~PFAM:PF07690;~SMCOG1106:major facilitator transporter;~TransMembrane:12 (i41-59o79-100i121-139o145-166i178-201o207-229i275-302o314-333i345-365o371-392i404-424o436-457i);~antiSMASH:Cluster_2.2;~go_function: GO:0022857 - transmembrane transporter activity [Evidence IEA];~go_process: GO:0055085 - transmembrane transport [Evidence IEA]), translated as MASKISDIDTTTADHLESTEKKDPYAADPGIEIDEATDKRLFWMITRRILVIQIVTYFFQSLDKGILNYASIMGIKDDAHLVGQEYSLLGTILYIGILVGEYPQNLLLQKFPVAKMLSVNVFIWGAIVACSAASTRFGSLMAVRFLLGFFESCIQPAMMLITAMWYKREEQSVLNSIWYCMTGVQLMIGGLLAFGTSQYVGGVIKNWQLLFLALGCATCVWSFFIGFFLPDSPLSAKCYSEEDKKLMVERVRHNETGIENRQFKRYQVIETIQDPIVWCCVMLILVANLVIGGLGVFSNLIIEQFGFSLLQTELLNIAQGSWTIIVMVGSAWCSQRFQQTCLTMILWTIPAIVGTIVILVVTPTASNAGGMLIAFYCTQFFLAEGNMIISLITRNTAGQTKKSLTMTFLFVGWAVGNLIAPQIFQSSDAPRYLHGFLAHIVIYAVFIALTVLTRVILMRRNKAKVSESSDVSHELAFQDLTDRENPNFRYVY; from the exons ATGGCATCCAAAATCTCCGATATAGACACCACAACAGCCGATCACCTCGAATCGACCGAGAAGAAAGACCCCTATGCAGCAGACCCAGGCATTGAGATCGACGAGGCAACAGATAAACGACTGTTTTGGATGATCACTCGTCGTATTTTGGTCATTCAGATTGTTACCTATTTCTTCCAGTCACTTGACAAGGGCATTTTGAATTATGCCTCTATTATGGGTATTAAGGACGATGCACATCTGGTCGGACAAGAG TATTCCCTACTAGGCACGATTCTGTATATCGGCATTCTTGTGGGCGAATATCCCCAGAATCTACTGTTGCAGAAGTTTCCAGTTGCCAAGATGCTGTCTGTTAATGTATTTATTTGGGGTGCGATCGTGGCATGCTCGGCTGCATCTACACGTTTTGGATCGTTGATGGCGGTCCGGTTTCTGTTGGGGTTCTTCGAGAGCTGTATCCAGCCTGCGATGATGCTCAT AACAGCCATGTGGTATAAGCGAGAAGAGCAGTCTGTGTTGAACTCAATCTGGTACTGCATGACTGGAGTGCAATTGATG ATCGGTGGTCTACTGGCCTTCGGAACCTCCCAGTACGTAGGGGGAGTGATAAAGAACTGGCAAttgctcttcctcgctcttGGATGTGCTACATGCGTGTGGTCGTTCTTTATTGGGTTCTTCCTACCGGACAGCCCTCTGTCGGCAAAGTGCTAcagcgaagaagacaagaaacTGATGGTAGAGCGGGTACGACACAATGAGACCGGAATCGAGAACCGACAATTCAAGAGATATCAAGTTATCGAAACGATCCAGGACCCTATCGTCTGGTGCTGCGTGATGCTTATTCTCGTGGCCAACTTGGTCATCGGTGGCCTAGGCGTCTTCTCTAATTTGATCATCGAGCAGTTCGGCTTCTCTCTACTCCAGACCGAGCTATTGAATATTGCCCAAGGCTCATGGACAATCATCGTGATGGTCGGGTCTGCATGGTGCTCACAGCGCTTCCAACAGACGTGTTTAACCATGATT CTATGGACCATCCCAGCGATCGTCGGtaccatcgtcatcctcgtcgtaACACCCACAGCATCCAACGCCGGCGGCATGCTCATCGCCTTCTACTGCACGCAGTTCTTCCTCGCCGAGGGCAACATGATCATATCCCTGATCACCCGCAACACAGCCGGTCAGACTAAGAAAAGTCTCACCATGACATTCctttttgttggttgggCGGTGGGAAATCTCATCGCGCCACAGATCTTTCAGAGTTCTGACGCTCCGCGATACTTGCACGGCTTTCTGGCGCATATTGTGATTTATGCTGTGTTTATTGCCCTGACAGTCCTGACAAGGGTGAtcttgatgagaaggaataAGGCGAAGGTGAGTGAAAGCAGTGATGTCTCGCATGAGTTGGCGTTTCAGGATTTGACGGATAGGGAGAATCCGAATTTTCGGTACGTTTATTAA
- a CDS encoding uncharacterized protein (COG:S;~EggNog:ENOG410PVR4;~InterPro:IPR008929;~SECRETED:SignalP(1-18);~antiSMASH:Cluster_2.2), translating into MHILKLCLAVATATHVHGLVQDVPSLNGPVMMVPNTPGSKNRTNQFQHPGLWHSHDQLELMRTNVLNGVEPWASAYTRFAQDPYSNASYEMRGPYPVISRGQISNYTSFHDDSRAAYQNAIMWYITRNQSHWNRSTTILDAWGSDLENIIGTDRSLLIGIEGSIFANAAEIMRWEGGWVEQGATYKGGSGFSVQLYWLFARQSIIIGQANYGMASIMGLLNFAVYLDDVALYNYALYAYKNDRCAGVPYNYLASTGQNSEAGRDQSHVQDALQWTALAARVVANQDYDLFALGDNLIFTAGEYAGKYLMNQTVPYDASFYRCEVVLVDGPWANISAVNRYIGYQDGKTNPAAWGLLYYEALERGVDVPWTSRVKDVYDASVKGQTSPVDPFSWADLIFAVAEK; encoded by the exons ATGCATATTCTCAAGCTATGCCTTGCGGTGGCCACCGCTACTCACGTCCACGGACTGGTCCAAGATGTCCCAAGTCTAAACG GACCCGTAATGATGGTCCCCAACACACCCGGCTCCAAAAACAGAACAAATCAATTCCAACATCCAGGACTCTGGCATAGCCATGACCAGCTCGAGCTCATGCGAACAAATGTCCTCAACGGTGTCGAGCCCTGGGCATCTGCATACACCCGATTCGCTCAAGATCCCTACTCCAACGCCTCTTATGAAATGCGAGGCCCGTATCCTGTGATCAGTCGTGGGCAGATAAGCAACTATACTAGTTTCCATGATGATTCTCGTGCTGCATACCAGAATGCTATTATGT GGTACATCACCCGCAACCAAAGCCACTGGAACCGCTCCACCACGATCCTCGACGCCTGGGGCTCCGATCTCGAGAACATAATCGGCACAGACCGATCCCTCCTTATCGGCATCGAAGGCTCTATCTTCGCCAACGCAGCCGAGATCATGCGCTGGGAAGGCGGCTGGGTCGAGCAAGGCGCGACATACAAAGGTGGCTCGGGGTTTAGCGTCCAGCTCTACTGGCTCTTCGCCCGACAGAGCATCATAATCGGACAAGCGAACTACGGGATGGCCAGCATAATGGGCTTGCTCAATTTTGCCGTCTACCTGGACGACGTGGCTCTATACAACTATGCCTTATACGCATACAAAAATGATCGCTGTGCCGGGGTGCCGTATAATTATCTAGCTTCTACAGGCCAGAACTCCGAAGCGGGCCGCGATCAGTCCCATGTACAGGATGCGCTGCAATGGACGGCACTTGCTGCGAGGGTCGTGGCTAACCAGGACTATGACTTGTTCGCTTTGGGGGATAATCTTATCTTCACCGCGGGAGAGTATGCAGGGAAATACCTCATGAATCAGACAGTGCCGTATGATGCGAGCTTTTATCGGTGTGAGGTGGTTTTGGTGGATGGTCCTTGGGCGAACATTTCCGCGGTGAATCGGTATATTGGGTATCAGGATGGAAAGACGAATCCGGCTGCTTGGGGTCTACTCTATTATGAAGCtttggagaggggggttgaTGTGCCTTGGACTTCGCGCGTGAAGGATGTTTATGATGCGTCTGTGAAGGGCCAGACATCGCCAGTTGATCCGTTCAGTTGGGCGGATTTGATTTTTGCGGTTGCagagaagtag
- a CDS encoding uncharacterized protein (InterPro:IPR025975;~PFAM:PF14099;~SECRETED:SignalP(1-19);~antiSMASH:Cluster_2.2): MMSILSILSLPLFHHLASAGTIYHSNFTSGLSPFSACNVESPSYSTATDGNLTVYFDESYYDGTRDRKGAEICVFENDTTTNVAQMTKEGWQGFSIYVPSDTYPTDKSAIIAQQFCPGGCSSWCGTVEIVNNTLQTTHRAACSTGTTATIVDDIERDAWHSVVVHMRVSEDSDGAYEVWWDGEQVYS, from the coding sequence ATGATGTCCATTCTTTCtatcctctccctccctctcttccaccACCTCGCCTCCGCAGGCACCATCTACCACAGCAACTTCACCTCCGGACTAtctcccttctccgcctGCAATGTAGAATCCCCATCCTACTCCACCGCCACAGACGGCAACCTCACCGTCTACTTCGACGAGTCCTACTACGACGGCACGCGCGACCGCAAAGGCGCCGAGATCTGCGTCTTTGAGaacgacaccaccaccaatgtGGCCCAAATGACCAAGGAAGGCTGGCAGGGCTTTTCTATCTATGTGCCCTCGGACACCTACCCGACGGACAAGagcgccatcatcgcccagCAGTTCTGCCCCGGCGGGTGCTCCTCGTGGTGTGGCACCGTCGAGATCGTGAACAATACTCTGCAGACTACGCACCGTGCTGCTTGCTCTACTGGCACTACGGCGACAATTGTGGATGATATTGAAAGAGATGCGTGGCATAGTGTCGTGGTGCATATGCGCGTGTCGGAGGATAGTGACGGTGCTTATGAGGTCTGGTGGGATGGAGAGCAGGTTTACAGTG
- a CDS encoding uncharacterized protein (COG:S;~EggNog:ENOG410PQC7;~TransMembrane:6 (n5-12c20/21o36-56i129-148o160-181i202-235o247-269i321-344o);~antiSMASH:Cluster_2.2) has product MSKMSSVSAALIRRGSEVISARLQPGQDPLVKEWIGIFFIFFTVFAFFLAITWVTYTSQVVEALAAIEDPNSNPPPYIRLDNQINNRNDPELTTTPTPKPITSNLRTSINYLFNLGGGGIFSTFRGFRMYLAFISLDMVLALLIPAFIPIPIQMTLASFLAYFMGRMFLATWQMAWVHVVIADKSPFVGYRRMLGYQHWKRIAPAAVLHSAVMSMTSSLNLAVSRAVGWVIVGILGEKGSSGGKGEGGLGVVLLFMFFFLLTVPVNAIFTRVAASMLPEGLDPIVPFDRRFGGKVKMGGGDARLGIVDAWRTFEWSARVRYFKIVFQAIAIEIVLGVVGGLLVLGELKWLLYSH; this is encoded by the exons atGAGCAAAATGTCATCTGTTAGCGCTGCTCTCATACGCAGAGGCAGCGAAGTGATATCAGCTCGGCTTCAACCTGGTCAAGACCCTCTGGTGAAAGAATGGATAGGCAtctttttcatcttcttcactgtttttgctttcttccttgCAATCACCTGG GTCACCTACACCTCGCAAGTCGTCGAAGCCCTAGCTGCAATCGAAGACCCTAactccaacccacccccctACATCCGCCTCGACAACCAAATCAACAACCGCAATGATCCCgaactcaccaccaccccaaccccaaaacCAATAACCAGCAACCTGCGCACATCCATCAACTACCTATTCAacctcggcggcggcggtatTTTCTCCACCTTCCGCGGATTCCGCATGTATCTCGCCTTCATCTCGCTAGATATGGTCTTAGCCCTCTTAATACCCGCCTTCATCCCTATTCCCATCCAAATGACCCTCGCCTCGTTTCTAGCCTATTTCATGGGCAGAATGTTTCTCGCTACATGGCAAATGGCATGGGTGCATGTAGTCATCGCAGATAAATCGCCTTTCGTCGGCTATCGACGCATGCTAGGGTATCAGCATTGGAAACGGATTGCTCCTGCTGCCGTACTGCATAGTGCCGTCATGTCTATGACTTCCTCGCTGAACTTGGCTGTCTCCAGGGCTGTTGGGTGGGTTATTGTGGGTATTCTTGGTGAGAAGGGATCGAGTGGTggaaagggagaagggggactTGGTGTTGTTCTCTTGTTtatgttctttttcttactcACTGTACCTGTTAATGCGATATTCACTCGTGTGGCGGCTTCGATGTTGCCTGAGGGGCTTGATCCCATTGTGCCGTTTGATCGGCGGTTTGGTGGTAAGGTGAagatggggggtggggatgcGAGATTGGGTATTGTGGATGCATGGAGGACTTTTGAGTGGTCTGCGAGGGTTCGGTATTTTAAGATTGTCTTTCAGGCGATTGCTATTGAGATTGtgctgggtgttgttggggggTTGCTGGTTTTGGGCGAGTTGAAGTGGTTGCTTTACTCTCACTGA
- a CDS encoding uncharacterized protein (COG:S;~EggNog:ENOG410PM6C;~InterPro:IPR002110,IPR027417,IPR007111,IPR036770, IPR020683;~PFAM:PF05729,PF12796;~antiSMASH:Cluster_2.2;~go_function: GO:0005515 - protein binding [Evidence IEA]): MPKLWSTCGAKMHRLKAKISRRLHRSRHKEPAADNQSTSPDCKRSDPIEPAKELSQKRSTSVPSKPSITNRSQHEGAVPRSLPEKQRSLSTRDTRDEVNSVKGDDKTSDSNLPEIWMKPDSDEEVSINLWKEAFARLLQKTQDHLRELGYEPSSNTDPRDLDILLKDLRKKAKVCDEKGWKYKGEFVRDYAAKCATWIKWIGDLVVPFAPSQASGPWGLIKAALEIPVEYNNAMFALLGTVERVLHATFRGREYESAYATENSDIVDTLRGDLINVYAAVLEILSYSIRMLKQSTWAKILDTMFDKSSGRFSDLTAKEEELAMTAQACSAATGIKTSNDLQDIRKRLPRIEAQVIESLDELKSEEVLKILEWISPVQYGAHHDTVSGNRTPGTGEWLLQKNEFREWEEGSSSAVLWLRGSPGTGKTFLTSRVIDHVKTTLARVPNDEGFAYFYCYREEDIRTRPLAVARSYVRQLSANESKSNSSETDSLYIRSRLKSKYLYLRTHASDLGLKTCEELLTESLNLYPRTTLVLDAFDECDPASRGELLQLFKKLLSSSKRPVKLFIASRPDRDVQQQVRSHPNIEVQANDNQQDIEAYISQEMPRLIENNGAFRELREPVESTLSEKSQGMFQWTYLQLKQLERCVSSEAILECLQTLPRTLDDTYKKLLEEIEESHPHDRDLALRAFKWVLAAREPLPREALLDAIRINPDGTDAKLCASISDEALLALCRNLLVIDSERDVWRVSHLSVAEFFELRKSWTTAVTNLLVGKACLLFMLSEAWNETTHKFPRYQWEETPEWACFTRTFIYYLSCFWPTHIAILDPTGVSTEEFSPVVELLERFLGAPQDSSAQYRIWAQWYGAGLSPPEYSILAVCQFGFRQLPDSWWNNGELNLASTNIHDRTYVLLAAVYGHIQILRILLAKGGTVGIQGGPDDTNKSTPLINAVFYGHVEVARFLLKDAEADVNLEVDNVHWGLCAFEAAIRRQDMDMLQLLIFEGHAEVNVCLKYGGSPLAMATRDNWLEGTKSLVEQGGADVDMVLQYGPYGSALDAAARNFDSLNILKYLVGVKRANVNLAPQIGEYGSALATAVMGGNPECVQYLIEVGNADVNVPLSRRTGNVLTMSVMNWRVRLRQAHLVILSTMNKRVPDIRHFRFERRDIVRLLLAAGASVVSDIGDGVIVDAIECFKSETSLREIMIDAGSSLTDTIGKKRLIFDEDGAKDSLDMKITRAVGKATLVELQTAMWQQYKNGTLGIEEARYVERMYREDNILRLSETDLDILSTYFGKGVVI; this comes from the exons ATGCCCAAGTTATGGTCAACGTGCGGAGCAAAGATGCATCGGTTGAAAGCAAAAATTTCACGCCGGTTGCATCGTTCTCGACACAAAGAGCCTGCTGCCGACAATCAGTCCACGTCACCAGACTGCAAGCGAAGTGACCCCATTGAACCCGCGAAGGAGCTCTCACAGAAGAGAAGTACGTCTGTGCCGAGCAAGCCGTCGATCACGAACAGGAGTCAGCATGAAGGAGCTGTGCCTCGAAGCCTTCCAGAGAAGCAAAGGTCGCTATCAACCAGAGACACCCGGGATGAGGTCAACAGTGTTAAAGGTGATGATAAAACCTCTGATTCCAACTTGCCCGAAATCTGGATGAAGCCAgacagcgacgaggaagtATCCATAAATCTCTGGAAGGAAGCGTTTGCGAGGCTCCTCCAGAAAACCCAAGATCATCTTCGCGAATTGGGTTACGAACCGAGTTCGAACACCGATCCAAGAGATTTGGATATTTTGCTTAAGGATCTCCGAAAGAAGGCAAAGGTCTGCGATGAGAAAGGCTGGAAATACAAAGGTGAATTCGTACGAGACTACGCTGCCAAATGCGCGACTTGGATCAAATGGATCGGGGATCTAGTCGTTCCGTTCGCACCCTCACAGGCTTCAGGGCCCTGGGGGTTGATCAAAGCAGCTTTGGAG ATCCCTGTAGAGTATAACAATGCAATGTTCGCCTTGCTTGGGACTGTCGAGCGGGTTCTACATGCCACATTCCGTGGCAGAGAATATGAGTCCGCCTATGCAACCGAAAACAGTGATATTGTCGACACTCTACGCGGAGACCTGATCAATGTTTACGCAGCTGTCTTGGAAATATTGAGTTACAGCATTAGAATGCTAAAACAATCGACCTGGGCTAAGATATTGGACACGATGTTTGACAAAAGCTCGGGGCGATTCTCGGATCTGACtgcgaaggaagaagagctcgCTATGACTGCTCAGGCGTGCAGTGCAGCCACAGGTATAAAGACATCCAACGACTTGCAGGACATCCGAAAGCGCCTACCCCGCATAGAGGCCCAGGTGATAGAATCCTTGGATGAGCTTAAAAGTGAGGAGGTTTTGAAGATCTTAGAGTGGATCTCACCAGTTCAGTATGGGGCACATCATGATACTGTGAGCGGCAATCGGACACCTGGGACGGGCGAGTGGCTCTTACAAAAGAATGAATTCcgagaatgggaagaaggCAGTTCTTCCGCCGTATTATGGTTGCGTGGCTCTC CGGGCACGGGAAAAACCTTCCTGACTTCGAGAGTTATCGATCATGTCAAAACTACACTCGCAAGAGTGCCAAACGACGAAGGGTTTGCCTATTTCTACTGCTACCGAGAAGAGGACATCCGAACACGACCCCTTGCCGTAGCGCGGAGCTACGTGCGTCAATTATCTGCTAACGAAAGCAAGTCCAATTCAAGCGAGACCGATTCGCTGTACATACGATCCAGGCTTAAATCCAAATATCTGTATTTACGTACGCATGCCTCTGATCTTGGCTTGAAAACCTGCGAGGAGTTATTGACCGAGTCCCTAAACCTCTACCCTCGAACTACATTGGTGTTGGACGCTTTCGACGAATGCGATCCTGCTTCGCGTGGTGAACTCCTTCAGCTTTTCAAGAAGTTGCTTTCGAGCAGTAAACGGCCAGTCAAGTTGTTCATTGCAAGCCGTCCTGACCGGGATGTTCAGCAGCAGGTTCGCTCGCATCCAAACATCGAGGTTCAGGCGAACGATAACCAGCAGGATATTGAGGCCTACATTAGCCAAGAGATGCCAAGGCTGATCGAGAATAACGGTGCATTCCGTGAACTGCGGGAACCGGTTGAGTCGACCCTGTCAGAAAAAAGCCAAGGAAT GTTTCAATGGACCTACCTACAACTCAAACAGCTCGAAAGATGCGTGTCTTCTGAAGCTATACTGGAGTGTCTTCAGACACTTCCCAGAACTCTCGACGATACGTATAAAAAGCTCTTGGAGGAGATAGAGGAAAGTCATCCCCACGACCGAGATCTCGCGCTACGCGCTTTCAAGTGGGTTCTGGCCGCACGAGAACCTCTTCCACGGGAAGCTCTACTCGACGCAATCCGCATCAATCCTGACGGTACGGATGCAAAGTTGTGTGCCTCAATCAGCGACGAGGCATTGTTGGCATTATGCCGCAATCTTTTAGTCATCGATTCCGAGCGGGACGTATGGAGAGTATCGCATTTATCGGTGGCAGAGTTCTTCGAGCTCCGTAAAAGCTGGACTACTGCAGTCACTAACCTGTTGGTGGGCAAAGCGTGCTTGTTGTTTATGTTGAGCGAAGCTTGGAATGAAACCACTCACAAGTTTCCTCGCTACCAATGGGAAGAGACGCCCGAATGGGCCTGCTTTACACGAACATTCATCTACTACCTCTCCTGTTTCTGGCCAACACATATTGCAATCTTAGACCCTACGGGCGTGTCGACAGAGGAATTTTCTCCTGTAGTTGAGCTTTTGGAGAGGTTTCTCGGTGCTCCGCAGGATAGCAGTGCGCAATACCGGATCTGGGCTCAGTGGTATGGTGCGGGTTTAAGTCCTCCTGAATACTCTATATTGGCCGTATGCCAATTTGGATTCCGCCAACTACCGGACTCATGGTGGAATAATGGCGAGCTAAATCTAGCCAGTACTAATATCCATGATCGAACCTacgtgctgcttgctgcggTATATGGCCATATCCAAATTCTGCGTATCCTTCTGGCAAAAGGTGGTACTGTTGGGATACAAGGCGGACCCGACGACACAAACAAATCGACGCCACTGATCAATGCTGTCTTTTATGGACATGTTGAGGTGGCCAGGTTTCTGCTGAAGGACGCTGAAGCGGACGTGAATTTAGAGGTAGACAATGTGCATTGGGGTCTATGCGCATTTGAAGCGGCCATACGTCGACAAGATATGGACATGCTGCAGCTATTGATCTTTGAAGGCCACGCAGAAGTGAACGTGTGCTTGAAATACGGTGGCAGTCCATTGGCTATGGCAACTCGTGATAATTGGTTGGAGGGCACAAAATCCTTGGTGGAGCAGGGCGGAGCAGATGTCGATATGGTTCTGCAATACGGACCGTACGGTAGCGCCCTGGATGCCGCTGCTAGAAATTTCGACTCtctgaatatattaaaatatttggTGGGAGTTAAACGTGCAAACGTGAACTTGGCCCCCCAGATTGGTGAATACGGGAGTGCATTGGCGACTGCCGTCATGGGAGGGAATCCAGAATGTGTCCAATATTTGATCGAGGTCGGAAATGCTGATGTCAACGTACCACTCTCGAGGAGAACTGGTAATGTGTTGACTATGTCAGTGATGAATTGGAGAGTTAGACTCAGGCAGGCTCATCTCGTGATTCTGTCGACAATGAATAAGCGGGTCCCGGATATTCGTCATTTCCGGTTCGAACGGAGAGATATTGTCCGGCTTCTGCTTGCAGCAGGAGCCTCTGTTGTGTCAGAtattggggatggggtaaTCGTGGATGCAATTGAATGTTTCAAGAGCGAAACCTCGCTGAGAGAGATTATGATTGATGCAGGGAGCTCGCTGACGGATACAATTGGAAAGAAGAGGCTTATATTCGATGAAGACGGTGCAAAGGACTCTTTGGATATGAAGATAACGAGGGCGGTCGGGAAGGCCACGCTTGTTGAGCTACAAACGGCAATGTGGCAGCAATATAAGAATGGCACCCTTGGTATTGAAGAAGCCAGATATGTGGAACGGATGTACCGTGAAGACAATATCCTGAGACTTTCTGAGACGGATTTGGACATATTATCGACGTATTTCGGGAAAGGTGTTGTAATTTGA